In Papio anubis isolate 15944 chromosome 17, Panubis1.0, whole genome shotgun sequence, the following are encoded in one genomic region:
- the LOC110741613 gene encoding xaa-Pro dipeptidase-like isoform X5: protein MRPGGTYAGVLFRQESFFHWVFGVTEPGYYGVIDADTGKSALFVPRLPANHATWMGKIHFKEKYAVDDVQDADEIASVLTSQKPSVLLTLRGVNTDSSSVCREASFEGISKFKVNNTILHPEIVECQVFKTDVELEVLLYTNKISSEAHREGVILPPRGHLPMTKDIFYHDNWEYVTGI, encoded by the exons ATGCGGCCGGGAGGCACCTACGCTGGGGTCCTCTTTCGCCAGGAGTCCTTCTTTCACTGGGTGTTCGGTGTCACCGAGCCAGGCTACTACGGCGTCATCGACGCTGACACTGGGAAGTCGGCCCTGTTTGTGCCCAGGCTTCCTGCCAACCATGCCACCTGGATGGGAAAGATCCATTTCAAGGAGAAGTATGCCGTGGACGACGTCCAGGATGCAGATGAGATTGCCAGTGTCCTGACGTCACAGAAGCCCTCTGTCCTCCTCACTTTGCGTGGCGTCAACACGGACAGTAGCAGCGTCTGCAGGGAGGCCTCCTTCGAGGGCATCAGCAAGTTCAAAGTCAACAACACCATTCTTCACCCAGAGATCGTTGAGTGCCAAGTGTTTAAGACGGACGTGGAGCTGGAGGTTCTGCTCTACACCAATAAAATCTCCAGTGAGGCCCACCGTGAG GGTGTGATTTTGCCCCCTAGAGGACATTTGCCAATGACTAAAGATATTTTTTATCATGACAACTGGGAGTATGTCACTGGCATCTAA
- the LOC110741613 gene encoding xaa-Pro dipeptidase-like isoform X3 — protein MRPGGTYAGVLFRQESFFHWVFGVTEPGYYGVIDADTGKSALFVPRLPANHATWMGKIHFKEKYAVDDVQDADEIASVLTSQKPSVLLTLRGVNTDSSSVCREASFEGISKFKVNNTILHPEIVECQVFKTDVELEVLLYTNKISSEAHREHWFVQVGIHTESIHCTWLLLEAGCREAELWGDRTPVYKLLDFPSTPIPRPQIGLAAASCVDQGGSWRDELEARGHSPVRQEAVSQEQPPARVRLKAEWHRVSVNP, from the exons ATGCGGCCGGGAGGCACCTACGCTGGGGTCCTCTTTCGCCAGGAGTCCTTCTTTCACTGGGTGTTCGGTGTCACCGAGCCAGGCTACTACGGCGTCATCGACGCTGACACTGGGAAGTCGGCCCTGTTTGTGCCCAGGCTTCCTGCCAACCATGCCACCTGGATGGGAAAGATCCATTTCAAGGAGAAGTATGCCGTGGACGACGTCCAGGATGCAGATGAGATTGCCAGTGTCCTGACGTCACAGAAGCCCTCTGTCCTCCTCACTTTGCGTGGCGTCAACACGGACAGTAGCAGCGTCTGCAGGGAGGCCTCCTTCGAGGGCATCAGCAAGTTCAAAGTCAACAACACCATTCTTCACCCAGAGATCGTTGAGTGCCAAGTGTTTAAGACGGACGTGGAGCTGGAGGTTCTGCTCTACACCAATAAAATCTCCAGTGAGGCCCACCGTGAG CATTGGTTTGTTCAAGTCGGGATCCACACAGAGTCCATACATTGCACCTGGCTGCTGTTGGAAGCAGGATGTCGTGAAGCTGAGCTGTGGGGAGATCGCACCCCTGTCTACAAACTGCTCGACtttccctccacccccatcccaaGACCCCAGATTGGCCTTGCTGCCGCCTCCTGTGTGGACCAGGGTGGCTCTTGGAGAGATGAGCTCGAAGCCAGAGGCCACAGCCCAGTGCGCCAGGAAGCTGTCAGCCAGGAGCAGCCACCCGCACGAGTGCGCCTGAAAGCTGAGTGGCATCGGGTCAGCGT GAACCCTTGA
- the LOC110741613 gene encoding xaa-Pro dipeptidase-like isoform X4, whose amino-acid sequence MRPGGTYAGVLFRQESFFHWVFGVTEPGYYGVIDADTGKSALFVPRLPANHATWMGKIHFKEKYAVDDVQDADEIASVLTSQKPSVLLTLRGVNTDSSSVCREASFEGISKFKVNNTILHPEIVECQVFKTDVELEVLLYTNKISSEAHREIDFYNYMEASENPTVSKDLTNNYRRKCGHLI is encoded by the exons ATGCGGCCGGGAGGCACCTACGCTGGGGTCCTCTTTCGCCAGGAGTCCTTCTTTCACTGGGTGTTCGGTGTCACCGAGCCAGGCTACTACGGCGTCATCGACGCTGACACTGGGAAGTCGGCCCTGTTTGTGCCCAGGCTTCCTGCCAACCATGCCACCTGGATGGGAAAGATCCATTTCAAGGAGAAGTATGCCGTGGACGACGTCCAGGATGCAGATGAGATTGCCAGTGTCCTGACGTCACAGAAGCCCTCTGTCCTCCTCACTTTGCGTGGCGTCAACACGGACAGTAGCAGCGTCTGCAGGGAGGCCTCCTTCGAGGGCATCAGCAAGTTCAAAGTCAACAACACCATTCTTCACCCAGAGATCGTTGAGTGCCAAGTGTTTAAGACGGACGTGGAGCTGGAGGTTCTGCTCTACACCAATAAAATCTCCAGTGAGGCCCACCGTGAG ATTGATTTCTATAATTATATGGAAGCAAGTGAAAACCCTACTGTTTCCAAGGATCTGACCAACAATTACCGCAGGAAATGTGGTCACCTAATTTAA
- the LOC110741613 gene encoding xaa-Pro dipeptidase-like isoform X2: protein MRPGGTYAGVLFRQESFFHWVFGVTEPGYYGVIDADTGKSALFVPRLPANHATWMGKIHFKEKYAVDDVQDADEIASVLTSQKPSVLLTLRGVNTDSSSVCREASFEGISKFKVNNTILHPEIVECQVFKTDVELEVLLYTNKISSEAHREHWFVQVGIHTESIHCTWLLLEAGCREAELWGDRTPVYKLLDFPSTPIPRPQIGLAAASCVDQGGSWRDELEARGHSPVRQEAVSQEQPPAREPLKLKDKEVMSSRFREIISSNIEFSTQAHMHVHTCF from the exons ATGCGGCCGGGAGGCACCTACGCTGGGGTCCTCTTTCGCCAGGAGTCCTTCTTTCACTGGGTGTTCGGTGTCACCGAGCCAGGCTACTACGGCGTCATCGACGCTGACACTGGGAAGTCGGCCCTGTTTGTGCCCAGGCTTCCTGCCAACCATGCCACCTGGATGGGAAAGATCCATTTCAAGGAGAAGTATGCCGTGGACGACGTCCAGGATGCAGATGAGATTGCCAGTGTCCTGACGTCACAGAAGCCCTCTGTCCTCCTCACTTTGCGTGGCGTCAACACGGACAGTAGCAGCGTCTGCAGGGAGGCCTCCTTCGAGGGCATCAGCAAGTTCAAAGTCAACAACACCATTCTTCACCCAGAGATCGTTGAGTGCCAAGTGTTTAAGACGGACGTGGAGCTGGAGGTTCTGCTCTACACCAATAAAATCTCCAGTGAGGCCCACCGTGAG CATTGGTTTGTTCAAGTCGGGATCCACACAGAGTCCATACATTGCACCTGGCTGCTGTTGGAAGCAGGATGTCGTGAAGCTGAGCTGTGGGGAGATCGCACCCCTGTCTACAAACTGCTCGACtttccctccacccccatcccaaGACCCCAGATTGGCCTTGCTGCCGCCTCCTGTGTGGACCAGGGTGGCTCTTGGAGAGATGAGCTCGAAGCCAGAGGCCACAGCCCAGTGCGCCAGGAAGCTGTCAGCCAGGAGCAGCCACCCGCACGA GAACCCTTGAAGCTTAAAGACAAAGAAgtaatgtcttcaagattcagAGAAATAATCAGTTCCAACATAGAATTCTCTACACAAGcacatatgcatgtacacacatgcttTTAA
- the LOC110741613 gene encoding xaa-Pro dipeptidase-like isoform X1 produces MRPGGTYAGVLFRQESFFHWVFGVTEPGYYGVIDADTGKSALFVPRLPANHATWMGKIHFKEKYAVDDVQDADEIASVLTSQKPSVLLTLRGVNTDSSSVCREASFEGISKFKVNNTILHPEIVECQVFKTDVELEVLLYTNKISSEAHREHWFVQVGIHTESIHCTWLLLEAGCREAELWGDRTPVYKLLDFPSTPIPRPQIGLAAASCVDQGGSWRDELEARGHSPVRQEAVSQEQPPARVRLKAEWHREPLKLKDKEVMSSRFREIISSNIEFSTQAHMHVHTCF; encoded by the exons ATGCGGCCGGGAGGCACCTACGCTGGGGTCCTCTTTCGCCAGGAGTCCTTCTTTCACTGGGTGTTCGGTGTCACCGAGCCAGGCTACTACGGCGTCATCGACGCTGACACTGGGAAGTCGGCCCTGTTTGTGCCCAGGCTTCCTGCCAACCATGCCACCTGGATGGGAAAGATCCATTTCAAGGAGAAGTATGCCGTGGACGACGTCCAGGATGCAGATGAGATTGCCAGTGTCCTGACGTCACAGAAGCCCTCTGTCCTCCTCACTTTGCGTGGCGTCAACACGGACAGTAGCAGCGTCTGCAGGGAGGCCTCCTTCGAGGGCATCAGCAAGTTCAAAGTCAACAACACCATTCTTCACCCAGAGATCGTTGAGTGCCAAGTGTTTAAGACGGACGTGGAGCTGGAGGTTCTGCTCTACACCAATAAAATCTCCAGTGAGGCCCACCGTGAG CATTGGTTTGTTCAAGTCGGGATCCACACAGAGTCCATACATTGCACCTGGCTGCTGTTGGAAGCAGGATGTCGTGAAGCTGAGCTGTGGGGAGATCGCACCCCTGTCTACAAACTGCTCGACtttccctccacccccatcccaaGACCCCAGATTGGCCTTGCTGCCGCCTCCTGTGTGGACCAGGGTGGCTCTTGGAGAGATGAGCTCGAAGCCAGAGGCCACAGCCCAGTGCGCCAGGAAGCTGTCAGCCAGGAGCAGCCACCCGCACGAGTGCGCCTGAAAGCTGAGTGGCATCGG GAACCCTTGAAGCTTAAAGACAAAGAAgtaatgtcttcaagattcagAGAAATAATCAGTTCCAACATAGAATTCTCTACACAAGcacatatgcatgtacacacatgcttTTAA